From the Diospyros lotus cultivar Yz01 chromosome 13, ASM1463336v1, whole genome shotgun sequence genome, one window contains:
- the LOC127787919 gene encoding ammonium transporter 2, which yields MATPVAYQSHLPAVPSWLNKGDNAWQLTAATLVGLQSMPGLVILYGSIVKKKWAVNSAFMALYAFAAVLITWVLVGYRLAFGDQLLDFWGKGAPALGQKFLIGRAKVPESTQYYDNGRIETDKIEPFYPMASLVYFQFTFAAITMVLLAGSVLGRMNIKAWMAFVPLWLVFSYTVGAFSLWGGGFLFHWGVIDYSGGYVIHLSSGIAGFTAAYWVGPRLKCDRERFPPNNVLLMLAGAGLLWMGWSGFNGGAPYAANIDASIAVLNTNICAATSLLVWTSLDVIFFGKPSVIGAVQGMMTGLVCITPGAGVVQSWAAIVMGILSGSIPWVSMMILHKKSALLQKVDDTLGVFHTHAVAGLLGGLLTGLLAEPALCRLILPVTNSRGAFYGGGGGVQLLKQLVAALFVIGWNIVSTTVILLGIRVFIPLRMTDDQLLIGDDAVHGEEAYALWGDGEKYDPTRHGWHSSSYAVQTAPSGSDINGATGVTINL from the exons ATGGCGACTCCGGTGGCTTACCAATCTCACCTCCCGGCGGTGCCGTCGTGGCTGAACAAGGGCGACAACGCCTGGCAACTGACCGCTGCCACCCTCGTCGGCCTCCAGAGCATGCCAGGCCTCGTCATCCTCTACGGCAGCATAGTGAAGAAGAAATGGGCCGTGAACTCCGCTTTCATGGCTCTCTACGCCTTCGCCGCCGTCCTCATTACTTGGGTCCTCGTTGGCTACCGGCTGGCCTTCGGCGATCAGCTGCTCGACTTCTGGGGCAAGGGCGCGCCTGCGTTGGGCCAGAAGTTCCTCATCGGCCGCGCCAAGGTCCCCGAGAGCACGCAATATTACGACAACGGCCGAATCGAAACTGACAAGATCGAGCCGTTCTATCCGATGGCGTCGCTGGTGTACTTTCAGTTCACTTTTGCGGCAATTACAATGGTGTTGCTGGCTGGGTCGGTGCTTGGTCGGATGAACATCAAGGCGTGGATGGCGTTTGTGCCGCTGTGGCTAGTTTTCTCTTACACCGTCGGCGCTTTCAGCCTCTGGGGCGGCGGGTTTCTCTTCCACTGGGGCGTCATCGACTACTCCGGCGGCTATGTCATCCACCTCTCGTCCGGGATCGCCGGTTTCACGGCCGCTTATTGG GTTGGACCGAGGCTGAAGTGCGACAGGGAGAGGTTTCCTCCAAACAACGTCCTGCTCATGCTGGCCGGAGCGGGGCTTCTGTGGATGGGCTGGTCGGGCTTCAACGGCGGGGCTCCTTACGCCGCCAACATTGACGCTTCCATTGCTGTCCTCAACACCAATATCTGCGCCGCCACCAGCCTCCTCGTCTGGACTTCCCTTGACGTAATCTTCTTCGGCAAGCCCTCCGTCATCGGAGCCGTTCAGGGCATGATGACCGGCCTTGTTTGCATTACTCCCGGtgcag GGGTGGTGCAATCGTGGGCTGCGATAGTGATGGGAATACTTTCTGGTAGCATTCCGTGGGTGTCCATGATGATTCTCCACAAGAAGTCTGCTTTGCTACAGAAA GTGGATGACACTCTCGGCGTGTTCCACACACACGCCGTGGCGGGGCTCCTCGGCGGTCTTCTCACCGGGCTTCTGGCGGAGCCGGCGCTCTGCCGCCTCATCTTGCCGGTGACCAACTCGAGGGGAGCGTTTTACGGCGGCGGAGGAGGGGTGCAGCTGCTGAAGCAACTTGTGGCGGCCCTGTTCGTGATCGGCTGGAACATCGTGTCGACGACAGTGATTCTTCTGGGTATCAGGGTATTCATTCCTCTGAGAATGACCGACGACCAGTTGTTGATCGGAGACGACGCCGTCCATGGAGAAGAAGCCTACGCGCTGTGGGGCGACGGCGAGAAGTACGACCCGACAAGGCACGGCTGGCACTCCTCGTCGTACGCCGTGCAGACGGCCCCGTCTGGTTCCGACATTAATGGGGCCACCGGTGTCACCATTAATTTGTAG